Within Oribacterium sp. oral taxon 102, the genomic segment TTCGGACGGAATCGGGGAGAAGAACCGGGAGCTTCTCCGGCAGATGGTAGAGGATGAGGGCAAGGAGATCCGCTTCTATCCGCTTTCGGATCTGGATGCACAGCTCCGGAGCAGAGTCTACGGCATGGATACGGGGCGCTTCCGAAGCACGATCCTGGCGCGGCTCCTGATGGGGAGCCTGCTGCCGGAGACGGTGACCAAGCTGCTTTACATCGACGCGGACACCGTAGTGCTTCGTCCGATTCATAAGCTATATGCTCTCCCGCTCGGAGAGCATATCGGCGCGATGGCAGCGGAGCCGACGATCTATCCGGAGGTGAAGCGCTTTCTGGGACTTGAGGAGACGGAGCCCTACTTCAACTCCGGTGTCTTCCTCGTGAACCTCTCACGGTGGAGAGAGGAGAAGCTCGAGGAGGACTGCTTCTCCTACTATAACCGTGTGGGCGGGCGGCTGCCGTTTGCGGATCAGGATATTCTGAATGCCGTGCTGCGCGGCAGGATACTGCGGCTGCCGCAGCGTTTCAATTTCTTCAGTAATTATTATTATTTCCGCTACAGCACGCTCTGCGGCATGGCATGCTGGTATGGGGAAAGTGAGACGCGGGAGAGCTTCTTCGTGGCGAAGCATCATCCGGTGATCGCGCATTTTGCAGGAGCGGAGCGGCCGTGGATCCGAGGGAACCGGAATCATTACCGAAGAGCCTATCGTCTATACCTGTCTCGGACACCCTATGCCGGCGCGAAGCCGGAGCGCGGGAAGCGGCTTGCCATGTGCGCCTATCACATGATGAATCTGCTGACCTTTCTCCGGCCGGATATCCGGAAGCTTCTTTCCGAGCTGTATTACCGGCGGTATATCCGGAGGTTGCTCGAGAAATGAGCGGTCTTGCAGTGGTGGTTCTGAACTACAATGATTATGACAATACTTCTGCACAGGTGGAACGCATCCTCGGATATTCTGTGGTAAATGAGATCATAGTGGTAGATAACTGCTCACCT encodes:
- a CDS encoding glycosyltransferase family 8 protein — encoded protein: MNILYASDDGFCRHLAVSIFSLIEHNRGEALCFHILSDGIGEKNRELLRQMVEDEGKEIRFYPLSDLDAQLRSRVYGMDTGRFRSTILARLLMGSLLPETVTKLLYIDADTVVLRPIHKLYALPLGEHIGAMAAEPTIYPEVKRFLGLEETEPYFNSGVFLVNLSRWREEKLEEDCFSYYNRVGGRLPFADQDILNAVLRGRILRLPQRFNFFSNYYYFRYSTLCGMACWYGESETRESFFVAKHHPVIAHFAGAERPWIRGNRNHYRRAYRLYLSRTPYAGAKPERGKRLAMCAYHMMNLLTFLRPDIRKLLSELYYRRYIRRLLEK